A section of the Oreochromis aureus strain Israel breed Guangdong linkage group 22, ZZ_aureus, whole genome shotgun sequence genome encodes:
- the ccdc126 gene encoding coiled-coil domain-containing protein 126, protein MLAALLRRNMSQKLSMLLLAFGLAWGLMLLRYTVQQPRHQSSAELREKILELSRRYVKVLTEENQNAPGGPQGTSMAGYADLKRTIAVLLDDILTRLVKLEGKIELVVNSSSTNTSHTAGGLLASAPVALQKAVKQQEKPRSHPGTSRLHPHIPNRARPH, encoded by the exons ATGCTGGCTGCACTCCTGCGTAGGAACATGTCTCAGAAGCTGAGTATGCTACTCCTGGCATTCGGCCTGGCATGGGGACTTATGCTCCTGAGGTACACTGTGCAGCAGCCTCGCCATCAGAGCAGTGCAGAGTTGCGTGAGAAGATACTGGAGCTAAGCCGGCGATATGTCAAAGTGCTGACAGAAGAGAACCAGAATGCACCAGGTGGGCCACAGGGAACCTCCATGGCAGGATATG CTGACCTGAAGAGGACTATAGCTGTGTTACTGGATGACATTCTGACACGACTTGTAAAACTGGAGGGGAAAATTGAACTGGTGGTCAATTCCTCCTCTACAAACACCTCACACACAGCAGGGGGTCTGCTTGCATCTGCTCCTGTAGCCCTGCAGAAagctgtgaagcagcaggagaaACCTAGAAGTCACCCAGGGACATCTCGCCTTCATCCACACATACCTAATAGGGCCCGACCACATTAA